The following are from one region of the Sediminispirochaeta bajacaliforniensis DSM 16054 genome:
- a CDS encoding glycosyltransferase family 2 protein: protein MRLSICIPVYNGSKTIGDLVAETRRQLRDYGYELEFVLVNDGSQDDSDRVCTQIAEENDDVSYICLRRNYSEHNAVMCALNHMTGDYAIIVDDDFQNPPSEIIKLVKEAEKGFDVVYAKYRKKKHNWFRNWGSRFNDRMATWLIGKPKNLYLCSFKLITRDVVNEIIKYTGPFPYIDGLLLRVTNNISDVYVEHLPRKEGKSNYTLGKLINLWLSMFINFSIKPLRLVTFLGFFTGLFSLGLGIYFIVDKILHPEISQGWASTVVIVLFNATLQMLSLGIAGEYIGKHYLDTNGTPQWVVKTKHLSDKYSAST from the coding sequence ATGCGGCTTTCAATTTGCATACCGGTTTATAACGGTTCAAAAACAATAGGCGACCTTGTTGCTGAAACAAGGCGGCAGCTTAGGGACTACGGATATGAGCTGGAATTTGTACTTGTTAACGACGGAAGTCAGGACGACAGTGATCGGGTTTGCACACAGATTGCAGAAGAGAACGATGATGTCTCCTATATCTGCTTAAGAAGAAATTATAGTGAGCATAATGCCGTCATGTGTGCTCTTAATCACATGACCGGTGACTATGCGATTATCGTCGACGATGATTTTCAGAATCCGCCTTCGGAAATAATAAAACTGGTTAAGGAAGCGGAAAAAGGTTTTGATGTTGTCTATGCAAAATACCGAAAGAAAAAGCACAACTGGTTTCGGAATTGGGGCAGTAGATTCAACGATAGAATGGCAACCTGGCTGATCGGTAAACCAAAAAACCTCTATCTATGTAGCTTTAAATTGATTACCCGTGATGTTGTCAATGAGATCATAAAATATACTGGTCCGTTTCCATACATTGACGGTTTGCTTTTGCGTGTGACAAACAATATTTCCGATGTATATGTGGAGCATCTTCCCCGGAAGGAGGGGAAATCAAATTATACCTTGGGAAAATTGATTAATTTATGGCTCAGCATGTTTATTAATTTTTCCATAAAACCGCTTCGCCTTGTGACGTTCCTCGGTTTTTTTACCGGATTATTTTCCCTGGGGCTTGGAATATACTTTATTGTCGACAAAATTCTTCATCCGGAAATATCGCAGGGATGGGCGTCGACGGTCGTTATTGTCTTATTTAATGCTACGCTGCAAATGCTCTCCTTAGGAATTGCAGGTGAATACATCGGGAAACACTATCTTGATACAAATGGGACTCCTCAATGGGTAGTAAAAACAAAGCACTTATCAGACAAATACTCAGCTTCAACATAA
- a CDS encoding GtrA family protein, translating into MGSKNKALIRQILSFNIIGVVNTLVTYGIYSAFVSLGLHYSLALVLEYCFGVTFSFFMNKHFTFAHKEKTSAAMFGRMVGSYIVVLGVNWLLLRWCIEGFGLSEYFGQFIALSISVLFSFFLQKFFVFVSSRRKA; encoded by the coding sequence ATGGGTAGTAAAAACAAAGCACTTATCAGACAAATACTCAGCTTCAACATAATCGGCGTAGTAAATACGCTGGTTACCTACGGGATTTATTCGGCGTTTGTTTCTTTGGGCCTGCATTATAGTCTTGCCCTCGTGCTCGAATACTGTTTTGGGGTGACATTTAGTTTCTTTATGAATAAGCACTTTACCTTCGCGCATAAGGAAAAAACCTCGGCAGCTATGTTTGGAAGAATGGTCGGAAGCTACATTGTTGTCCTTGGTGTTAACTGGCTTTTACTGCGGTGGTGTATCGAAGGCTTTGGTCTGTCAGAATATTTTGGCCAATTCATAGCCTTGTCGATTTCGGTTTTGTTTTCCTTTTTTCTGCAGAAATTTTTTGTTTTCGTCTCTTCTCGGCGAAAGGCGTAA
- a CDS encoding DegT/DnrJ/EryC1/StrS family aminotransferase, producing the protein MIPYEDLGAANAPFIEEYKTSFEATLKSGWFILGKNVAEFEEEFARYIGAKYCVGVASGLDALILSLRALDLPKGSEVVVPSNTYIATILAIVQSDLIPVLVEPDIATYNIDPKKIEEKITSKTRAIVVVHLYGKSCEMDPILDICRRHDLRLVEDAAQSHGAAYKGKTTGTFGDFGAFSFYPTKNLGALGDAGAVATNDPVLAQKIRVLRNYGFQKKYYNEVVGFNSRLDEIQAGFLRIKLKSLDVITQHKRKLAALYHEGLSNAFIKPVVQDDFFDVYHIYNIRHPEREKLQEYLLTKGVKTDVHYPVSPHRQEAMKGILDHFDCPISEEIHKTTLSLPISFCHTEDDVCRVIEALNSF; encoded by the coding sequence ATGATTCCATATGAAGATCTTGGCGCTGCCAATGCTCCGTTTATCGAGGAGTATAAAACATCTTTCGAGGCAACACTGAAGTCCGGATGGTTTATTTTAGGAAAGAATGTCGCCGAATTCGAAGAAGAGTTTGCCCGATATATCGGAGCAAAGTACTGTGTCGGTGTAGCTTCCGGTTTGGATGCGCTCATTCTTTCCCTCAGGGCTCTTGATCTTCCGAAGGGAAGTGAGGTTGTTGTTCCCTCGAATACCTATATTGCGACAATCTTGGCGATCGTACAATCCGACCTTATTCCCGTTCTTGTCGAACCTGATATTGCTACCTATAATATCGACCCCAAAAAGATCGAAGAGAAGATAACTTCCAAGACAAGGGCAATAGTAGTTGTACATCTTTACGGAAAATCCTGCGAGATGGATCCGATTCTTGATATCTGTCGTAGACATGATCTTCGTCTTGTAGAGGATGCGGCGCAGTCTCACGGCGCTGCCTATAAAGGAAAGACCACCGGTACATTCGGCGACTTCGGGGCTTTTAGTTTTTATCCCACGAAAAACCTTGGCGCTCTGGGCGATGCAGGGGCCGTTGCCACCAATGACCCCGTATTGGCCCAAAAGATTCGAGTACTTCGCAATTATGGTTTCCAAAAGAAGTATTACAACGAAGTGGTCGGATTTAATTCGAGATTGGATGAAATCCAGGCAGGCTTTTTACGAATCAAATTGAAGAGCCTTGATGTAATTACACAGCATAAGCGTAAGCTGGCGGCTTTGTACCATGAAGGACTTTCCAATGCATTCATAAAACCCGTAGTCCAGGATGATTTTTTTGATGTCTATCATATCTATAATATACGTCATCCGGAGCGAGAGAAACTGCAGGAATATCTTCTGACAAAAGGCGTAAAAACGGACGTTCACTATCCGGTTTCCCCGCATCGTCAGGAGGCAATGAAGGGGATACTCGATCATTTTGATTGTCCGATTTCAGAGGAAATTCATAAGACAACCTTAAGTCTTCCAATTTCTTTTTGCCATACCGAAGATGATGTCTGCCGGGTCATCGAAGCATTGAATTCATTTTAG
- a CDS encoding NAD-dependent epimerase/dehydratase family protein, whose translation MNLPKVMVTGGSGFIGSHLIDALLPDHEVYVFDIVPLDKAPNLMDAKDHPHLHYTVGDIRDPAALRAFWIPDAEVMYHLASVVGIKNYIADPLTLIDISVIGTRHLLEIAREYNTKVLFTSTSEIYGKNPAIPWDEAGDRVLGPTSIDRWSYSSAKAVCEHMLYGIHRASGLPFTIVRFFNAYGPRQNPFFVVSQSVYKALRGEEPLLYDDGKMTRCFTYISDIVQGIIAAAKNPKAVGEAFNLGNSVETTMKEVIETVIQETNNGTSYRIFDTQKEYGKVYEDIPRRVPKVSKADEVLHWKATIQVREGIRRTIEWARKNEWWLEDGRNT comes from the coding sequence ATGAATCTACCTAAAGTAATGGTTACCGGGGGCTCCGGTTTCATCGGCAGCCATTTAATTGATGCATTGTTGCCTGATCATGAAGTGTATGTATTTGATATCGTGCCTTTGGATAAGGCTCCAAACTTGATGGATGCCAAAGATCATCCTCATCTCCATTATACGGTTGGAGATATTCGGGATCCTGCGGCTCTCCGTGCTTTCTGGATTCCTGATGCTGAGGTTATGTACCACCTGGCATCTGTGGTTGGTATCAAAAATTATATAGCCGATCCTTTGACATTGATTGATATAAGCGTTATAGGAACCCGGCATCTGCTGGAAATTGCCCGGGAATACAATACAAAGGTCCTTTTTACCAGTACCAGTGAAATCTATGGAAAAAATCCGGCTATTCCTTGGGATGAGGCCGGTGACAGGGTTCTTGGTCCGACATCGATAGATCGATGGAGTTATAGTTCGGCAAAGGCTGTTTGCGAGCACATGCTGTATGGAATTCACAGGGCAAGCGGTTTACCGTTTACCATTGTGCGTTTTTTCAATGCATATGGACCTCGGCAGAATCCTTTCTTCGTTGTTTCCCAAAGTGTATACAAAGCCCTGCGTGGTGAGGAACCGCTTTTGTATGATGACGGAAAAATGACCCGTTGTTTTACCTATATTAGTGACATTGTTCAGGGGATTATTGCCGCTGCAAAGAATCCTAAGGCAGTAGGCGAGGCCTTCAACCTTGGGAATTCGGTGGAGACGACAATGAAGGAAGTAATCGAGACGGTTATTCAAGAGACGAACAATGGAACGTCCTATCGTATATTCGATACTCAGAAAGAGTATGGTAAGGTATATGAGGATATTCCCCGCCGCGTGCCGAAGGTCTCGAAAGCCGATGAAGTCCTTCATTGGAAAGCAACAATCCAGGTACGGGAAGGAATCCGTCGTACCATTGAATGGGCAAGAAAAAACGAATGGTGGCTTGAGGACGGTAGAAATACATGA
- a CDS encoding transposase, with protein sequence MNSKIIEINEEEVKNHLGNFVRETVEETLNAMLEAEAEQLVNAQKHERNTDRKGYRAGHYNRKLLTK encoded by the coding sequence ATGAACAGTAAGATTATCGAGATAAATGAGGAAGAAGTCAAAAACCATTTAGGGAATTTTGTTAGAGAAACGGTAGAGGAAACATTGAATGCCATGCTGGAAGCTGAAGCCGAGCAATTGGTCAATGCCCAGAAGCATGAGAGAAACACAGATCGGAAGGGGTATCGAGCCGGCCATTATAACCGAAAGCTGTTGACCAAGG